One Brevibacillus choshinensis genomic window carries:
- a CDS encoding VOC family protein, giving the protein MATNNIFVNLPVKDLNRTMEFFSKVGFEFNPQFTNEQAACLVISENIYAMLLTEEFFQSFIQSTKKEIADATKHTEVIVALSAESREEVNVLVNRALEAGATHYNEPVDHGFMYSWSFQDPDGHLWEIVYMDQNHIQQ; this is encoded by the coding sequence TTGGCAACGAACAACATTTTCGTCAATCTTCCGGTCAAGGATCTGAATCGCACCATGGAATTCTTCTCCAAGGTGGGGTTCGAGTTCAACCCGCAATTTACCAACGAGCAGGCTGCATGCTTGGTCATCAGCGAAAATATTTACGCCATGCTGCTCACGGAGGAATTCTTCCAATCCTTCATCCAGAGCACCAAGAAGGAAATCGCAGACGCGACAAAACATACCGAAGTGATCGTGGCACTGTCCGCTGAAAGCCGCGAGGAAGTAAATGTGCTGGTCAACCGCGCGCTGGAAGCAGGCGCTACTCATTACAATGAGCCTGTCGATCATGGCTTTATGTACAGCTGGAGCTTCCAGGATCCAGACGGCCATCTGTGGGAAATCGTGTACATGGACCAAAACCACATTCAACAATAG
- a CDS encoding ABC transporter ATP-binding protein — MRFYTKYIKKYGVVFCISLFFLTVEALCDLMLPTIMSRIVDVGVANRDLDYVLSTGGLMLGVTALGAIAASMRNILSTYVSQNFGAQLRADLFAKVQSLSFENIDRFDRASLVTRLTNDVGQVQVFVNGMMRIFVKAPLMCIGGLFMATQLNPRLAIVLAVVVPIVGLFIFLNMKIGFPFFQKVQQSLDKVNAVMREYLSGVRVVKAFNRFDFEVGKFSKANEELQTRSVSATRVMSIFSPAIMLTVNLGIVAVLWLGGMMAEAGDLQVGHIIAFTNYMTQILFSLMLISMVFNMFVRAKASAGRITEVLAQENRMTWEEQATQSDCVKGRIDFEQVSFAYAGTQGEPVLNNITFSCLPGETVGIIGSTGSGKSSLVGLIPRFYDATEGTIRVNGEDVRKIDPKLLREKMAIVPQKTTLFSGTVMENIRWGKEDASYEEVEQAVKMAQAHDFLERTPDGYEARVGQGGINFSGGQKQRLSIARALVRKPEILILDDSTSAVDVATEAKIKEALREYARGLTCILIAQRITSVMDADKIVVLDHGELVGIGTHESLLASCRVYQEIFQSQLGREVQ; from the coding sequence ATGCGCTTTTATACCAAATACATCAAAAAATACGGAGTCGTATTCTGCATATCCCTCTTCTTTCTGACGGTCGAGGCGTTGTGTGATCTCATGCTGCCGACCATCATGTCGCGGATCGTGGACGTAGGGGTAGCGAATCGAGATTTGGATTACGTGCTTTCCACAGGCGGACTGATGCTAGGAGTGACGGCGCTGGGTGCGATTGCGGCATCGATGCGCAATATTTTGTCTACGTATGTCTCACAAAACTTCGGTGCACAGCTGAGGGCGGATTTGTTTGCGAAGGTGCAGTCGCTGTCTTTTGAGAACATCGATCGGTTTGACCGGGCCTCCCTGGTGACCAGGCTGACCAATGACGTAGGGCAGGTGCAGGTGTTCGTAAACGGCATGATGCGTATCTTCGTCAAGGCTCCGCTCATGTGCATCGGCGGACTGTTCATGGCGACGCAGCTGAATCCCAGATTGGCGATCGTTTTGGCCGTGGTCGTGCCAATCGTGGGACTGTTTATTTTCTTGAATATGAAGATTGGCTTTCCTTTTTTCCAGAAGGTGCAGCAGTCATTGGACAAAGTAAATGCAGTGATGCGGGAGTATTTGTCCGGAGTGCGGGTAGTCAAGGCATTTAACCGTTTTGACTTCGAGGTCGGCAAATTCAGCAAAGCAAACGAGGAGCTCCAGACGAGGTCCGTCTCTGCTACACGCGTCATGTCCATTTTCAGCCCGGCCATCATGCTGACGGTCAATCTGGGAATCGTTGCGGTGCTGTGGCTGGGGGGAATGATGGCAGAGGCAGGCGATTTGCAGGTGGGGCACATCATTGCCTTTACGAACTACATGACGCAGATCCTGTTTTCGCTCATGCTGATTTCGATGGTGTTCAACATGTTTGTGCGGGCCAAAGCATCGGCCGGACGGATTACTGAGGTGCTCGCCCAAGAGAATCGGATGACATGGGAGGAGCAGGCCACCCAGTCAGATTGCGTAAAGGGTCGCATCGACTTTGAGCAGGTGTCCTTTGCCTACGCAGGCACACAGGGGGAGCCTGTCCTCAACAACATCACGTTCAGCTGTTTGCCGGGAGAAACGGTGGGGATCATCGGCTCCACGGGTTCGGGAAAAAGCAGCCTGGTCGGTCTCATTCCACGTTTTTACGATGCCACGGAGGGAACGATACGGGTCAATGGAGAGGATGTCCGCAAGATCGACCCGAAGCTGCTGCGAGAGAAAATGGCCATCGTTCCGCAAAAGACCACGCTCTTTTCAGGAACGGTCATGGAGAATATCCGTTGGGGGAAAGAGGATGCGTCCTACGAAGAAGTGGAGCAGGCAGTCAAAATGGCGCAGGCGCATGACTTTCTGGAGCGCACTCCCGATGGCTATGAAGCGCGGGTAGGGCAGGGCGGCATCAATTTTTCCGGCGGGCAAAAGCAGCGGCTCTCCATCGCGCGGGCATTGGTGCGCAAGCCGGAGATTCTCATCCTCGACGATAGCACGAGTGCGGTGGATGTAGCGACAGAGGCCAAGATCAAGGAGGCCCTGCGCGAGTATGCCCGAGGTCTGACATGCATCCTGATCGCCCAGCGGATCACATCCGTGATGGACGCAGACAAGATTGTCGTGCTGGACCATGGCGAGCTGGTGGGAATCGGCACACATGAGAGCTTGCTGGCATCTTGCCGTGTCTACCAGGAGATCTTCCAATCCCAACTCGGCAGGGAGGTGCAGTAG